The following DNA comes from Microbacterium terregens.
GACGTCACCGAGTGCCTTGGCGGCTCGGAGATGATCGACGAGGCCACCCTCGCGACACGCTACGAGAGCCTGTGCGACCCGCGCCTGAACCACATGCAGAGCCTCGAGCTCGCGTTCCTGGTGGCCGAGGAGCTCGACAAGCGTTGACAGGTATCGGATCAATGCGTGCGCAGCACGCGTTGATGCGATCCCTGTCAAGGTCGAGTAGCCGCCGTAGGCGGCGTATCGAGACCTCCCTGGGCGAATCGGATCACTGCGTGCGCAGCACGCGGTGATGCGATCCGTGTCATGTCTCGATACGCGGCTTCGCCGCTCCCGACAACCGGTGGCGCCGCGCTCGGCCGCATCGAACGCCGGCGCGGGGCGGCCGCATCCCATACCGGCCGCGTCGCGGCATCCGTCGGTCGTCGCCCGAACCCGCTAGAACGCGCCCTGGATCCGGAACGAGACCACGGTCCCCTTGGCGCGCTCTGTTCCCGCCGCGGGCACTTGCGACTCGACCTTCGTGATCTCGTCCAGCACCGCATCCCACAGCGTCGCGTACTCGTACTCGAAGCCCGCGTTCTTCAGCGCAGCCTTGGCCTGGTCGCGGGTCATGCCGACGATGTTCGGCACCGGGAACAGCGGTGGGCCCGCCGAGACCACCAGTGTGACGGACTCGCCCGGACGCCAGCTGCCGCCGCCGTCGCGGTCGGCGATGTACATGACCTGCCCCTTGGCGAAGTCGCCGGTGAATTCCTCGACGGTGCCTCCGACCGACAGGCCCTTCTCGCCGAGCGTGGCGGTGGCTGACTCCACGCTCAGCCCGCTCACGTCCGGTACCGGGCCGACCGAGACCGAGAGGGTCACCGTGTCTCCCTCCAGCGCGGTGCAGCCCTGAGAGCAGTCCACGGCATCGCCGCCGGCGCGCGGTGCGACCGACACCGCGATGACCGTCCCGTCCGCGGCATCGGTGAAGAATGCCTCGTCCGGTTCCGAGACCTGCAGGTTCAGCCCGAGCAGGATGCCGCGCGCCTCGCCCGCGCTCGCCCCGGCGAGCGCCTGGACCTCGTGCGGCTGCGGACCCTGCGAGACCAGCACGGCGACGGTGGCATCCTTGTCCAAGCGGGCGCCCGCCGGTGGATCGGTGCCCACGACGACGCCCGGGGGGATCTCGAGGTCGAAGACGGGTTTCTGCACGGCTTGGAACGACTGCTCCGCCAGAATCTGCTGGGCCTCCGCGAAGGAGCGATTCGTCACATCCGGGACCGCGACCTGCGAGCCGGGGCCGGACCCGAACCACCAGCCGGCGCCGGCGGCGAGAGCCGCGAGCAGGATCACGATGGCGAACAGCCAGCCGCCCTTGACCGCGCGGCGCTTCGTCGCCGTCCGTAAGCGCGTCGCGTTGTCAACGTCTTCCACCGCAGTGGTCGGCGCGGTCATCGCGGCGGGGAGCACCTGGGTCACATCACCGGTGCCGCTGCTCTCGTCGCGGATGATCCCCGCCGAGATCGTACGCGCGACCTGCGGAGCGATGCCGAGCTCGTGCTCGATCGCCCGCAGGCGGTCCAGCATCTCCTTCGCGTCGTTGGGACGATCATCCGGCGACTTCTCGGTCGCCCACAGGACGAGCTCGTCCAGCTGCTCGGGGACGCCGGGATTCTTCACGCTGGGGCGGGGCACTGAATCGGTCGCGTGCTGGAAGGCGATCTGCATGGGCTGCTCGCCCTTGTACGGCTGTTCACCCACGAGCATCTCGTAGAGCATGATGCCGAGCGAGTAGATGTCGCTGCGCGCGTCGGCCATCCCGCGCGTGACCAGCTCGGGGGCGAGGTAGGCGATCGTGCCGAGCAGCTGCGCGCCGGTCGCGGTGTTCGCGGTCGTGGCGCGGGCCAGTCCGAAGTCGCCGATCTTGATGCGCCCGTCTTCGGCCAGCAGGACGTTCTCGGGCTTGACGTCCCGATGCACGATCCCGGCCCGATGGGCGGCCGTGAGGCCGGACAGGATGGCGTCCATGATGGTGACGGTCTGTGGCACGGTCAGGCGCCGCTGCTCGCGGATCAGCTCGCGCAGCGTGATCCCCGGCAGGTACTCCATGACCAGGTACGCCATGTCGCCGTCCTGGCCCTGATCGAACACGTTCACCACGTGCGGGTCGGCCAGACGTGCGGCCGAGCGAGCCTCCTGGATGAACCGGCTCTGGAAGACCGTGTCATCGCTCAGGTGCCCGTGCATGACCTTGAGCGCGATGCGCCGTTCCAGGCGCAGGTCGGTCGCCACGTACACGGTCGCCATGCCGCCACGCGCGATGCGCGCGCGCACCCGGTATCGGCCGTCGACCAGACGTCCGATCAGCGGGTCTGCCTGCTGACTCGTGCTCACGATCTGAGTCTACGGACGGGTACCTGCCAGGCCGCGGAGCGGCTCACCCCGGGCTGCTCGGGCGAACGCGCGCTGAGGCGCGTGCGGGAGGCATCAGCCGTGGGCGGCGAGCCACGTGGACGCGGGCTGCTCCCACTGTGCATAGCGATCGGGGTACGCCGAGATCTGCACGGCCTGCGCGGCATCCGCGAATGACAGGTTCTCCCAGCCGTTGATGTCCAGGAGCCCGCGTGTCACGTATCCGTTCGGATCGGACGGCCCGCCGTAGAACGCACGTGCCGCGCGGTGCGGGTCGCTCACCTCGGCCTCGGTGCCCCACCCGGTGCTCGGTCGCTGCTGGAAGAGTCCCAGCGAATCGCGGTCGCCCCAGTCGAGGTTGCGCAACCACGACTCCTGCATCGCGGTGCCCAATGCGATCGCGATCCCGCGGTCGGGGACGCCCAGCTCCCGTCCTACGCCGATGATGATCTGCGCATTCGCGGCCTGCTCGGCATCGAGGCCGCTGACGGCGCCGGATGTGATCGGCGTGACGTTCGCCACGAGCACCGGAGCGGCGGCGCTGGGAATGGCGATGGTCTCGCCGGGATAGATGATCGACGATCGGGTGAGGCCGTTGGCGTCCAGGACGGCCTGGGTCGTCACGCCGTGTCGTGCGGCGATGGCGCTCATGGTGTCGCCGGCGACGACGACGTAGGCGCCTGCGGCCGGAGCGCCAGGGGCGGGGGCGACCGCTTCGACAGGCGGCGCGATCTCGACAGGAGCGGCTTCGACGGCCGGCGCGGAGCCGGGGATCACGATGGTCTGGCCGGGGTAGATGATCGAGGACCAGCCGAGCCCGTTCGCCGCGAGCACGTCCTGGATCGAGACGGCGTGCCGTTGGGCGATCGAGCTGATGGTGTCGCCGCCGTCCACGACGTAGGTCCCGGAGGATGGCGCAGGTGCGGGCGGGGCCTCGGGCGCGTCGGCGACGGGTGCCGCTGCCGCGAGAGTGAGGACCTGACCGGGGTGGATGACGCTCGACCAATCGAGGCCGTTCAGCGCCAGGACATCGACCGTGCGCAGGCCATGGCGTGCGGCGATGGCCGTCACGGTGTCGCCTGCCTGGACGGCGTAGGTGGTCGCCGTCGGGGCGACCTGCATCTGCGCGATCGCGAGGCCTGCTCCCGAACTGTCCAAAGGAGACTGCATCCGTGGAGTCGCGTGCTCGCCTCGCATCGGTTCGGAAGCGTGCGCGGATCCCGCACTCATCAGGATCGCGAGCGATCCTGCGAGGGCGACGGGGACGCCGGCCGACAGCGTGCGGCGGGTCTGAGCTCGGGCTGAGCGGATGTCGGGTCGCAAGCGAACCCCCCTCTATAGACTCCGAAAACCGTGTCACGGAAGTGAATTCGTGTCAACTAGAGGTATAGGAGTGGCTGTTGATTCTGATGTGACAGAAGTGATTCCAATCGATGAGACCGAGGGCTTGCCGAGGACCGGCGCAGGAATGAGATAGTTGCTGAGTGACACCTGACGCCACGCCCCAGATAGAAGCCGAATGGCTGACTCTTGCCGACCTGACCGAGGTGCTCGGCGAACCGCTGGGCCGCGTGCGGCGGCTGCTCGACGAGCTGCATCTGGTCGGCTCGCGCCGGCACGGAGGGCTGAAAGTCCCTGCCGTGTTCATTCAGGACGGGGAGCCGATCGGGTCGCTGCGCGGCACGCTCTTCGTGCTGCACGACGCCGGCTTCACCGACGACGAGGCGATCGACTGGCTGCTGACCTCGGAGGAATCGATCGGCATCCCCCCGATCGAGGCTC
Coding sequences within:
- a CDS encoding LysM peptidoglycan-binding domain-containing protein, whose amino-acid sequence is MQSPLDSSGAGLAIAQMQVAPTATTYAVQAGDTVTAIAARHGLRTVDVLALNGLDWSSVIHPGQVLTLAAAAPVADAPEAPPAPAPSSGTYVVDGGDTISSIAQRHAVSIQDVLAANGLGWSSIIYPGQTIVIPGSAPAVEAAPVEIAPPVEAVAPAPGAPAAGAYVVVAGDTMSAIAARHGVTTQAVLDANGLTRSSIIYPGETIAIPSAAAPVLVANVTPITSGAVSGLDAEQAANAQIIIGVGRELGVPDRGIAIALGTAMQESWLRNLDWGDRDSLGLFQQRPSTGWGTEAEVSDPHRAARAFYGGPSDPNGYVTRGLLDINGWENLSFADAAQAVQISAYPDRYAQWEQPASTWLAAHG
- a CDS encoding Rv2175c family DNA-binding protein, whose amino-acid sequence is MTPDATPQIEAEWLTLADLTEVLGEPLGRVRRLLDELHLVGSRRHGGLKVPAVFIQDGEPIGSLRGTLFVLHDAGFTDDEAIDWLLTSEESIGIPPIEALRAGRKSEVRRVAQSIG
- the pknB gene encoding Stk1 family PASTA domain-containing Ser/Thr kinase, producing the protein MSTSQQADPLIGRLVDGRYRVRARIARGGMATVYVATDLRLERRIALKVMHGHLSDDTVFQSRFIQEARSAARLADPHVVNVFDQGQDGDMAYLVMEYLPGITLRELIREQRRLTVPQTVTIMDAILSGLTAAHRAGIVHRDVKPENVLLAEDGRIKIGDFGLARATTANTATGAQLLGTIAYLAPELVTRGMADARSDIYSLGIMLYEMLVGEQPYKGEQPMQIAFQHATDSVPRPSVKNPGVPEQLDELVLWATEKSPDDRPNDAKEMLDRLRAIEHELGIAPQVARTISAGIIRDESSGTGDVTQVLPAAMTAPTTAVEDVDNATRLRTATKRRAVKGGWLFAIVILLAALAAGAGWWFGSGPGSQVAVPDVTNRSFAEAQQILAEQSFQAVQKPVFDLEIPPGVVVGTDPPAGARLDKDATVAVLVSQGPQPHEVQALAGASAGEARGILLGLNLQVSEPDEAFFTDAADGTVIAVSVAPRAGGDAVDCSQGCTALEGDTVTLSVSVGPVPDVSGLSVESATATLGEKGLSVGGTVEEFTGDFAKGQVMYIADRDGGGSWRPGESVTLVVSAGPPLFPVPNIVGMTRDQAKAALKNAGFEYEYATLWDAVLDEITKVESQVPAAGTERAKGTVVSFRIQGAF